In Phragmites australis chromosome 17, lpPhrAust1.1, whole genome shotgun sequence, the following are encoded in one genomic region:
- the LOC133897736 gene encoding probable protein phosphatase 2C 68, with the protein MSMAQVCCDSAAAATVVVGVGAEAEARARARARAERRRRVGEAVNTRKRRVEPGEVLVPRKHGAASVAGRREMEDAVSVREAFSAGEVDGGRCDFYGVFDGHGCSHVADACRERMHELLAEDLCADGSVAREPAAWTAAMERTFARMDAEVTASGRGAFASGSCRCDAHKCDHVGSTAVVAVVEERRVVVANCGDSRAVLCRSDGAPVPLSSDHKPDRPDELERIEGAGGRVIFWEGARVLGVLAMSRAIGDGYLKPFVSSVPEVTVTDRSDADECLILASDGLWDVVSNEAACEVAHAFLRRGRKKWCAEAAAFLTKLALARRSSDNVSVVVVDLRRRNH; encoded by the coding sequence ATGTCGATGGCGCAGGTGTGCTGTGactcggccgcggcggcgacggtggtTGTGGGGGTTggagcggaggcggaggcgagggCGAGAGCGAGGGCGCGCGCGGAGAGGCGGCGCCGGGTGGGGGAGGCGGTGAACACGAGGAAGCGGCGGGTGGAGCCGGGCGAGGTGTTGGTCCCGCGGAAGCACGGGGCGGCCTCGGTGGCGGGGAGGAGGGAGATGGAGGACGCCGTGTCCGTGCGGGAGGCGTTCTCGGCCGGGGAGGTCGACGGCGGGAGGTGCGACTTCTACGGGGTGTTCGACGGCCACGGCTGCTCGCACGTCGCGGACGCGTGCCGGGAGCGGATGCACGAGCTGCTCGCCGAGGATCTCTGCGCTGACGGCTCGGTGGCGCGGGAACCGGCGGCCTGGACGGCCGCGATGGAGCGGACCTTCGCGCGGATGGACGCAGAGGTGACGGCCAGCGGGCGCGGTGCCTTCGCGAGCGGCAGCTGCCGGTGCGACGCTCACAAGTGCGACCACGTGGGGTCCACCGCCGTGGTGGCCGTCGTGGAGGAGCGCCGCGTCGTGGTGGCCAACTGCGGCGACTCGCGCGCCGTGCTCTGCCGCAGCGACGGCGCGCCTGTCCCGCTCTCCTCGGACCACAAGCCGGACCGTCCCGACGAGCTGGAGAGGATCGAGGGCGCCGGCGGGCGGGTCATCTTCTGGGAGGGCGCGCGCGTACTGGGCGTTCTAGCCATGTCGCGCGCCATCGGGGACGGGTACCTGAAGCCGTTTGTGTCTTCGGTGCCAGAGGTGACGGTGACCGACCGTTCCGACGCCGACGAGTGCCTGATCCTGGCGAGCGACGGGCTATGGGACGTGGTCAGCAACGAGGCCGCGTGCGAGGTGGCGCACGCCTTCCTCCGGAGGGGCAGGAAGAAGTGGTGCGCCGAGGCGGCCGCCTTCCTGACCAAGCTGGCCCTCGCGAGGCGGAGCTCCGACAACGtctccgtcgtcgtcgtcgatcTCCGGCGAAGGAATCACTAG